The Candidatus Bathyarchaeota archaeon genomic interval TATCGGGCAGGTGGCTTAGTAAACAATTCATGTAACGTAATCCGTTTCACCACGACAGAACGTCCCTCAATCAACGGCGGCAACGCATCATCCTTTAGTTGCATATAGGGTTTGTAGAAGCCAATCCAGCCCTCGCTTAGCGTTCGAACTAACGCCATATTAAACCGGTTGCCATTGATTGCGATGCATACTGCTATGTTTTGGCGGATTGCGGGCTCGGCGAAAACAGCAAAAAAACGTTTCACAATCAAATCGAAGATGTTTCGTTCAGCCGCGTCGAGGGGTTTGTTGGGGAGGTTACCAGTGGGGTAAATGGCTGGGTGGGCGGGGTCAAATTTTTTGCCTTCATTCGGTTTTAGCGTGGGTTTGGCGAGGAGTTCTGTGGCGGGTTTGTTGTAGAGGGGGGCTTTTGAGAGTTTTTTGAGTATGCCTTTGTAGCCGATGCTTGGGGGCAGTTTTTGGCTGCTGGTACGCGGATAAGAAATCAACGCCGCTAAGTAGAGATGCTGAGCGATGTTTGAGGTCCGCATGGGTGTGTATTTGAAGATGCGGTAGGCTTCACTTTGCAGGCTCCCCAAATCGAAGGGCAACGGCGGATTCATCGTCGCCTGCGTCACCGCAACTGATTCGATGACGCCCTCTTTACTTCGGCAGCCTTCCCGCAGCGCCGTAGCCTCCGCCAACGTTTCAAGAGTCTTCTCGTAGGTAACCGCAAAATCCATGCCTTCTATGCTGATTTTAGCGGTTAAGGTCCAGTAGGGTGTGGGGACAAAGCTGTTTATGATTTTTTCGCGTTCCTCAAGGAACTTGAGGGTGGGTCCCTGCACTCTGCCCGTGCTTAACTTGGCGTATTGACCGCTGGAGGCTTTTGCTGCCTGCGTTAACGCTCTAGAAAGGTTAATGCCGTAGAGCCAGTCGACTTCGTGACGCGTTAACCCTGCCTCGACCAACGCAAAATCCAGCTTCGGCAACAAATGTGCGTAGGCGTCTTGAAGTTCTTCAGTGGTTAGGGTAGAGTATTTCATGCGTTTTGCCTTGTCCGCCTTCTCGCCACATGCATATTTTAGAATCGTGTAGCCGATGATGCTGCCTTCGATGTCGTAGTCGCAGGCATCCACAAACTCCTCTGCATCCGCCGCTAACTGCGAAATAGCCTTAAGCCACGTCCGAATTCGCGAGGCGCCCTTCTCTGCTTGGTATCGTGGTACCCATTGATACTCAAAAATAGGATACCCCTGCACCCTATGTTTAGCGGCAACCGTGTAGAGATGCCCTAGGGCTGGGA includes:
- the topA gene encoding DNA topoisomerase I, with amino-acid sequence MGKYTLIVTEKPDAANQIATALDEKNKPRKAGLQGVPYYEAYRNGQIIVVPALGHLYTVAAKHRVQGYPIFEYQWVPRYQAEKGASRIRTWLKAISQLAADAEEFVDACDYDIEGSIIGYTILKYACGEKADKAKRMKYSTLTTEELQDAYAHLLPKLDFALVEAGLTRHEVDWLYGINLSRALTQAAKASSGQYAKLSTGRVQGPTLKFLEEREKIINSFVPTPYWTLTAKISIEGMDFAVTYEKTLETLAEATALREGCRSKEGVIESVAVTQATMNPPLPFDLGSLQSEAYRIFKYTPMRTSNIAQHLYLAALISYPRTSSQKLPPSIGYKGILKKLSKAPLYNKPATELLAKPTLKPNEGKKFDPAHPAIYPTGNLPNKPLDAAERNIFDLIVKRFFAVFAEPAIRQNIAVCIAINGNRFNMALVRTLSEGWIGFYKPYMQLKDDALPPLIEGRSVVVKRITLHELFTKPPARYNPRTLLEKMEKEEIGTKATRAAIIETLQDRKYLSGTDRLEVSELGFSVVEVLAQYCPNVVSSEMTRNLEEQMEQIQEGKVTKTFVLENAVGTLKPITAALKMQEAAVGARLSVSLQAARMAERTVGVCPTCKSGQLVVLHSKKTGKRFVGCTNYFEGKCNTTYPLPQTGIIKPLGNCGRCGAPVVAVYIRGRKAWRLCLNPKCPTKGDKKP